A stretch of the Ornithodoros turicata isolate Travis chromosome 4, ASM3712646v1, whole genome shotgun sequence genome encodes the following:
- the LOC135393355 gene encoding TNF receptor-associated factor 3-like → MQRHSGESISTAFRTSLHGINQSLDFRPLEFAEPLPSTWTCALCHVAPRSSVILQCHVFCVPCYEEIVRRGCAKCPLDSTTFRKDGVICFEIPVSQLMERSVRCWNSLRGCSFSGPLGTLLAHVEDECKYVSIHCRKCEREVLRSNALDHALEGCDVPKEPVSPNRSCSDQDICVTRIAMDIRREGKHLDENLASVIHNQNDVRETVSALKLTTETHAAEVKDMLQRQTEMTGQMEFHLSSEFALLKLELDRIQQRLSGIEQLRCDLNEVLSTHQLNSVTVLWQIKYFNENKQEATERGSLMLRSDIFDVGGYHLRLVSCWTFVDGVLTFQIYLALCSGPNDSRLSWPFTKPFTLALVHPKDKTKSKKVRFDPLRHQGSSRSPFMRPRAVENPGAGVKNFYKVNDLKSHGFVQDNALCVSGEIETFASGARVDGGCAATGDLQVG, encoded by the coding sequence ATGCAGCGCCACAGCGGGGAATCAATTTCCACCGCGTTCCGTACATCTCTTCATGGTATCAACCAATCGCTGGATTTTCGCCCGTTGGAGTTTGCGGAGCCTTTaccttcaacttggacgtgtgCCTTGTGTCATGTGGCGCCGAGAAGCTCAGTGATTCTCCAGTGTCATGTCTTCTGCGTGCCGTGTTACGAGGAGATCGTGCGGCGAGGTTGTGCAAAGTGCCCGCTGGATTCTACAACGTTCCGCAAGGATGGCGTCATCTGCTTTGAGATCCCTGTGTCCCAGCTCATGGAACGAAGCGTCCGCTGTTGGAACAGCTTAAGAGGATGCTCCTTCAGTGGTCCACTCGGGACGCTTCTGGCACACGTTGAGGATGAATGTAAATACGTGAGCATTCACTGTAGAAAATGTGAGAGAGAAGTCCTTCGATCGAACGCTCTTGACCACGCACTGGAAGGGTGCGACGTTCCGAAGGAACCGGTGTCGCCAAACAGATCGTGTTCGGATCAGGATATTTGTGTGACTCGCATCGCTATGGACATTCGTCGCGAAGGCAAGCACTTGGATGAAAACTTGGCATCTGTTATTCACAACCAAAACGATGTGAGGGAGACGGTCTCCGCGTTGAAGCTCACAACAGAAACGCACGCCGCAGAAGTGAAAGACATGCTGCAGAGGCAAACGGAGATGACCGGTCAGATGGAATTCCATCTGAGCAGCGAGTTCGCATTACTTAAGCTGGAACTCGATCGCATTCAGCAGAGACTAAGCGGTATTGAGCAACTGAGATGCGACCTGAACGAAGTCTTGAGCACGCACCAGTTGAACAGTGTTACTGTGCTGTGGCAGATCAAGTACTTTAACGAGAACAAACAAGAGGCCACAGAGAGAGGATCCTTGATGTTACGCAGTGACATTTTCGATGTTGGAGGCTATCACCTAAGGCTAGTGTCATGCTGGACCTTTGTAGATGGTGTCCTAACTTTCCAGATCTACCTGGCGCTATGCAGCGGCCCGAACGATTCAAGACTGTCGTGGCCATTTACTAAGCCTTTTACATTAGCACTAGTTCATCCCAAAGACAAAACAAAGAGTAAGAAAGTAAGGTTTGATCCTCTGAGACACCAGGGCTCATCACGAAGCCCCTTCATGAGGCCCCGTGCGGTTGAAAATCCTGGCGCTGGGGTGAAGAATTTTTATAAAGTCAACGACTTGAAATCGCATGGGTTCGTGCAGGATAACGCGCTTTGTGTTTCAGGTGAGATTGAAACCTTCGCATCTGGGGCCCGTGTCGATGGCGGCTGCGCCGCAACTGGGGATCTGCAGGTGGGGTGA